The DNA segment GTGAGTGACCAAATTCACTCAACCATTAAGCGCGCGCTTTCAATGATAGGTTTGGGGATTGAAACCATCGTTAAAGTGCCAACAGACGATAATCTTCGTCTTATTCCTGAGGAGCTTACGCGGGTGTTAGCCGATATAAGCGGGCCAACATTGGTTTGTGCCCAAGCGGGTTGTATCGACTCAGGGGCTTTCGATCCTTTCGACGAGATAGCTGACGCGGTTGCCAAGCATGGTAACGCTTGGTTGCATGTGGACGGCGCGATAGGTCTGTGGGCGGCAGCGAGTGATAAGCAAAAGCATCTGTTGAAAGGCATTGAGCGAGCCGACTCTATCGACACTGACGGCCATAAGTGGTTCAACATGCCTTATGACTGCGGCATGGTGATAGTGAAAGATCCTGCCAAAATCACCACGGCGGTGGGCGGCGGCAACATGGGCGATTACCTAAATGATGCCATGGATAAACCGGATCGTAACGCGATTAACTTTGGTATTGCCGCATCGAGACGCGCCCGTGGTCTGCCTGTCTACGCCGCGTTTAAGTCGCTGGGTAAGCAAGGCATCGTCAATCATTTAGATAACTGCTGCGCCTTGGCCAAACGCATGGCTGATATTTTGAGAGAAGTGGACGGCGTGACCATTCTTAATGATGTGGTGTCGAATCGATTCTCTGCGCAATTTGGCATCGGTGATGTGGAATATCGCAACGAGCTAACAGCAAGAGTTGTGCATAGACTGCAGCAAGAGGGATATCTTTATCCATCAACATCAGGCTACAAAGGCCTAAAGACCATGCTGTTTTCAGTGCTGAATTATCATACCTCGATAGAGGATATTGATATTTCAGCAAACAAGATCATTGAAGCGTTTAACATCGAAAAAGCGTTACTGCCTAAGTCGGTTTAACGTTATGAATTCAACGAGCAAAGAGAGTGGAGGAAGTATGACTCAGCAACGATTTGTAGGTTATAGCCTAGCCGTATTGGTTTATTTAACTGTGCTCAATTTCTTTAATGAGTATTGGCAGTGGGTCAATATTGAGTCTTTTAGCGTTTCACTTGTTGCAGCACTGCTTTTGTTGACGCTACTTAAGCTGTCGATTAAAACCGAGCATAAAGTGGCCGCCTTTTTTAAGGCTAAACCGGGCAGGGCCGCAAAAGTATATCGAGGCATTAGCACCTACATTATCTTGGTGGGTAGCAAGTTTATGATCCTTGAAGCGATAAATGTGATGTTTGGCGAAAAGGTCTCATTTAGCGGGCCGTTCAATGGTGTCGTCGCTTTCTTTGCCGTTGTATTTGTTATCTTAATATCTGAATTTATGGTTTCAAAAATCTATGCTGCGCTAAGTGACACGAATGAGCTGCAAGTTGCATAGCTAAGACCTAGGTGTAGTGACCTCGTCATCATTGAAAACCGGCCTGTTACTAACGAGTAGCAGGCCGGTTTTTGGTTAAGTTATCCTTTGAAGCATCT comes from the Shewanella halifaxensis HAW-EB4 genome and includes:
- a CDS encoding pyridoxal phosphate-dependent decarboxylase family protein — encoded protein: MSHHFKDYRGSLERSLDHAVSYLESLDERPVAKDITSAQLRDLIAGELPQQGVAAEQVIDEMAYALDAGLVASGGPRFFGYAIGGTFPAALAADWLVSAWDQNVPYYVSSPAMAVAEEAAAEWMVELLGLTKGSAVGFTSGAQEAIYTSLITARNSLLENAGWDVATKGLYGAPQVNVVVSDQIHSTIKRALSMIGLGIETIVKVPTDDNLRLIPEELTRVLADISGPTLVCAQAGCIDSGAFDPFDEIADAVAKHGNAWLHVDGAIGLWAAASDKQKHLLKGIERADSIDTDGHKWFNMPYDCGMVIVKDPAKITTAVGGGNMGDYLNDAMDKPDRNAINFGIAASRRARGLPVYAAFKSLGKQGIVNHLDNCCALAKRMADILREVDGVTILNDVVSNRFSAQFGIGDVEYRNELTARVVHRLQQEGYLYPSTSGYKGLKTMLFSVLNYHTSIEDIDISANKIIEAFNIEKALLPKSV